One region of Lactobacillus johnsonii genomic DNA includes:
- the murI gene encoding glutamate racemase: MDNRPIGVLDSGLGGLTVLKKVIEKLPNESTIFIGDQANMPYGDRSREEIISLTRDSVNFLLSKDVKIIIFGCNTATAVAMSTIQKEVPLQIIGVVQSGALAAARTTETKNVAVIGTNATVDSHSYLKEIQYRDPEIKVSEFAQPKLAPLAEEDPDENIKNAVVSESLTPLKNADYDTLVLGCTHYPLLREEIVAVVGQDKKIVDPADQVAQYTYNILRRDDLFAESTAPVKHEYYTTGEAKKFTEITRQWMNDDTIVGHHVDAED; this comes from the coding sequence ATGGATAATCGACCAATTGGAGTTTTAGATTCAGGATTAGGCGGCTTAACCGTTTTAAAAAAAGTAATTGAAAAACTGCCTAATGAGTCAACAATTTTTATTGGCGATCAGGCTAATATGCCGTATGGGGATCGCTCAAGAGAAGAAATTATTTCTCTAACTCGCGATAGTGTAAACTTCTTATTAAGTAAAGATGTAAAAATTATTATTTTTGGTTGTAACACAGCAACGGCTGTAGCAATGTCAACAATTCAAAAAGAGGTTCCGCTACAAATAATTGGTGTTGTACAGTCAGGTGCTTTGGCTGCAGCAAGAACTACCGAGACTAAAAATGTAGCTGTAATTGGAACTAACGCAACCGTGGATAGTCATTCTTATTTAAAAGAAATTCAGTACCGTGATCCAGAAATTAAGGTCAGTGAATTTGCTCAACCAAAATTAGCTCCGTTAGCTGAAGAAGATCCAGATGAAAATATTAAGAATGCGGTTGTTAGCGAAAGTTTAACACCATTGAAAAATGCTGATTATGATACTTTAGTTTTGGGATGTACCCATTATCCTTTATTGAGAGAAGAAATTGTAGCTGTCGTGGGTCAAGATAAAAAGATTGTAGATCCAGCTGATCAAGTGGCACAATATACATATAATATTTTGCGACGTGATGATTTATTTGCTGAAAGTACTGCTCCGGTAAAACATGAGTATTATACAACTGGAGAAGCAAAGAAGTTTACTGAGATTACCCGTCAATGGATGAATGATGACACGATAGTTGGTCATCATGTAGATGCTGAGGATTAA
- a CDS encoding YslB family protein codes for MEHTNEHLYFLNSLYRDFILPTILGSEDKEILYWAGKHVSRKYDLSDIDDLIEFFDMAQFGTLKVLKDRKHTAVFELSGQVVTDRLDSQSDEFSLESGIIAECLECQNGTPTEASATVTKKHVVQITAQSD; via the coding sequence ATGGAACATACAAACGAACATCTTTATTTTTTAAATTCATTATATCGTGATTTTATCTTACCTACCATTTTAGGTAGCGAAGATAAAGAAATACTTTACTGGGCCGGAAAACATGTTAGTCGTAAATATGATTTATCGGATATCGATGATTTAATCGAATTTTTTGATATGGCTCAATTTGGAACTTTAAAAGTACTTAAAGATCGTAAACATACCGCAGTTTTTGAATTATCCGGCCAGGTCGTAACTGATAGATTGGATAGCCAAAGTGATGAATTTTCACTTGAAAGTGGAATTATTGCGGAATGTTTAGAGTGCCAAAATGGTACTCCAACTGAAGCTTCAGCTACTGTTACTAAAAAACATGTAGTTCAAATCACTGCACAATCTGACTAA
- a CDS encoding XTP/dITP diphosphatase encodes MDTLLFATNNKNKAREVEEALKKINFPIHVITNQDLTDPPHVLETGTTFLANAKLKAHKMAEFSNLPTLADDSGLSVDKLNGAPGVHSARYGGEAHNDALNNAKLLAELGGVPREKRQATFHTTMVVSWPGRFDDDLVTQGEIRGEILTYPRGDGDFGYDPLFFVPDKGKTFAEMTVDEKNAISHRGQALRKLLAELPAWWKKMENE; translated from the coding sequence ATGGATACTTTATTATTTGCAACTAACAATAAAAACAAGGCTAGAGAAGTGGAAGAAGCACTTAAGAAAATAAATTTTCCCATTCATGTAATTACTAATCAGGATTTAACTGATCCTCCTCATGTTTTAGAAACTGGGACAACATTTTTAGCTAATGCAAAATTAAAGGCTCATAAAATGGCAGAGTTCAGTAATTTACCAACTCTTGCTGATGATTCAGGCTTATCAGTTGATAAATTAAACGGAGCTCCTGGAGTTCATTCTGCTCGCTACGGGGGCGAAGCTCATAATGATGCCTTAAATAATGCAAAATTATTGGCTGAACTAGGCGGTGTTCCGCGAGAGAAAAGACAAGCTACCTTTCATACAACTATGGTAGTTTCGTGGCCAGGTAGATTTGATGATGATTTAGTAACACAAGGTGAAATTCGAGGCGAAATTTTGACTTATCCGCGAGGGGATGGAGATTTTGGCTATGATCCACTTTTCTTTGTTCCTGATAAAGGAAAGACCTTTGCTGAAATGACAGTAGATGAAAAAAATGCTATTTCTCACCGTGGTCAAGCATTAAGAAAATTACTTGCCGAGCTACCAGCTTGGTGGAAAAAAATGGAAAATGAATAA